A single window of uncultured Methanospirillum sp. DNA harbors:
- a CDS encoding type II secretion system F family protein — MRTDLIVRRWIARNPDSFIPVRKDLNSIRAGVTVEQYVRQALFIGLMTGLVAGLIGFFLASLLFISNFGLKPELYNVLNLDLNASNPNLPIMLAVQLIIAFAVFFVGGIIGYKAVLAYPSLEKMTRTTKINVGLHNAVAYMYAMRRGGAELLEILKSLSEMAAIYGEVSYEFRQVVRDAEFFGYDVVSAVRHLSETTPSQKMRDFLQDMLSTVESGGDLSQFLQDRVHILQEEAKFEQKEFLQFLGLVGEIYVTVFIAGPLFLITIMVVMGMMGSSSVFELSLIGYIVLPIGSLIFILMIDTISIKDENAVRYVKAKWLNQYTDVRVREMTGEERLFAAIARFDQFRYVKKWLAHPMKGFIEKPEYSFVFSVPIAVIFLVWVFLHVPPGTFDDTIMAVDDMCMVALLIIMIPYAVFFTIWSNRIRGMEALIPDFLDRMAGINEVGLTLTQSITIMARANLGLLAYEIQHIQRDILWGANFSDALIRFELRVRTALIARTVTLITKASTMSSSIADLLRIAASDARMSEILKRDRLSEMFIYTAIVYLSFFVFIFVIGVITTQFLTVLANQSKEGLSMAGPLANVGTLSMVTIDRLLYHTCLVQGFFSGLIAGMMGESSIKAGVKHSCILIIAALLAFNFAF, encoded by the coding sequence ATGAGAACTGATCTTATCGTAAGACGATGGATCGCACGAAACCCCGATAGTTTCATCCCGGTCAGAAAAGATCTCAACTCGATAAGGGCTGGAGTAACAGTTGAACAGTATGTACGTCAGGCCCTGTTTATCGGCCTGATGACCGGGCTTGTCGCAGGCCTCATAGGTTTTTTTCTTGCATCCCTTCTTTTTATTTCAAATTTTGGACTTAAGCCTGAGTTATACAATGTTTTAAATCTGGACCTTAACGCGAGCAACCCGAATCTTCCGATTATGCTGGCTGTCCAACTCATCATTGCGTTTGCAGTCTTTTTTGTCGGTGGAATTATCGGGTACAAGGCTGTCCTTGCCTATCCTTCTCTTGAGAAGATGACGAGGACGACCAAGATCAATGTCGGCCTGCATAATGCGGTTGCATATATGTATGCAATGCGCAGGGGAGGGGCCGAACTGCTCGAGATCCTCAAGTCTCTTTCAGAGATGGCTGCCATATACGGTGAGGTTTCATACGAGTTCAGGCAGGTTGTCCGTGATGCAGAGTTCTTTGGCTATGACGTCGTGAGTGCTGTCAGGCACCTGAGTGAGACCACCCCCTCGCAGAAGATGCGTGATTTTCTGCAGGATATGCTCTCAACAGTGGAGAGCGGTGGTGATCTTTCGCAGTTTCTGCAGGACCGGGTGCATATACTTCAGGAAGAGGCCAAGTTCGAACAGAAGGAGTTTCTTCAGTTCCTCGGCCTTGTCGGCGAGATTTATGTAACGGTATTCATCGCAGGGCCGCTCTTTCTGATCACCATCATGGTTGTAATGGGCATGATGGGCTCTTCATCGGTCTTTGAACTCTCGCTGATCGGGTACATTGTGCTTCCGATAGGATCGCTGATCTTCATCCTTATGATTGACACCATCTCGATCAAGGATGAGAACGCGGTAAGATATGTCAAAGCCAAATGGCTGAACCAGTACACAGATGTGCGGGTCCGGGAGATGACCGGCGAAGAGAGACTCTTTGCAGCAATTGCCAGGTTTGACCAGTTCAGGTACGTTAAAAAATGGCTCGCCCATCCCATGAAGGGATTTATTGAGAAACCTGAGTACTCATTTGTCTTTTCAGTCCCGATTGCAGTGATCTTCCTGGTTTGGGTATTCCTGCATGTCCCGCCAGGGACATTCGATGACACGATCATGGCAGTGGACGACATGTGCATGGTTGCCCTGCTCATCATCATGATACCGTATGCTGTCTTCTTTACAATATGGAGCAACCGGATCAGGGGGATGGAGGCACTTATCCCTGACTTTCTTGACCGGATGGCAGGCATCAACGAGGTCGGGCTTACCCTGACCCAGTCGATCACCATCATGGCCAGGGCAAACCTCGGGCTCCTTGCATACGAGATCCAGCACATTCAGCGTGATATTCTCTGGGGAGCAAACTTCAGTGATGCCCTGATCAGGTTTGAGCTCAGAGTAAGAACAGCTCTGATTGCCAGGACAGTCACCCTCATCACCAAGGCATCAACGATGAGCAGCTCTATCGCAGATCTGCTCAGGATTGCTGCTTCAGATGCACGGATGAGCGAGATCCTGAAACGTGACCGGCTTTCTGAGATGTTCATCTATACCGCAATCGTATACCTCTCCTTTTTTGTCTTCATCTTCGTAATAGGAGTCATTACCACCCAGTTCCTGACTGTGCTGGCAAACCAGAGCAAAGAAGGACTCTCAATGGCAGGGCCACTCGCCAACGTGGGAACTCTCTCAATGGTTACTATAGATCGACTTCTGTATCACACCTGTCTGGTGCAGGGTTTTTTTTCAGGTCTTATCGCAGGCATGATGGGAGAGTCATCGATAAAAGCAGGTGTCAAGCATAGTTGCATCCTGATCATCGCTGCACTTCTTGCATTCAACTTCGCGTTTTAA